One genomic window of Solanum stenotomum isolate F172 chromosome 9, ASM1918654v1, whole genome shotgun sequence includes the following:
- the LOC125877894 gene encoding uncharacterized protein At4g15970-like, giving the protein MALGMLKNESDKMVDKIEGGSTNKIVKIFILFFIVAICCLVLNYHSNTYILEYFPNSNNSILSKNLSTYDSYINGKKSSRQENYLTYSKKQKIKLKKVLKEAAMGDKTVIITTLNAAWTAPNSIFDIFLESFRIGNNTKSLLKNLLVVAFDQIAYSRCLEIHTHCYALITKNVDFSGEKRYMSGDYLKMMWRRTDFLRIVLQMGYSFIFTDADILWFRQPFAHFYSHVDFQIACDYYLHNSSDPNNSPNGGFKFVKSNNQTIQFYKFWNKSRRTYPGKNEQDVLNIIKYSPFIKKIGLKMRFLDTSYFGGFCEPSKYLNYVCTMHANCCIGLDNKIHDLRMAINDWKNYMALPNDERKSYKYTWTLPRICG; this is encoded by the exons atggCTCTTGGTATGCTCAAGAATGAAAGTGACAAAATGGTGGATAAAATAGAGGGAGGAAGCACCAATAAAATTGTCAAGATTTTCATCTTATTCTTCATTGTTGCTATTTGTTGCCTTGTTCTTAATTATCATTCAAACACATACATTTTAGAATATtttccaaattcaaacaactccatTTTGTCTAAAAACTTATCAACTTATGACTCCTATATTAATGGGAAGAAGAGCTCTAGACAAGAAAATTATCTAACTTATTCAAAG AAgcagaaaattaaattaaagaaagtgTTAAAAGAGGCAGCCATGGGAGATAAAACAGTAATAATAACAACACTAAATGCAGCATGGACAGCAccaaattcaatttttgatatttttttggagagttttagaattggaaataatACAAAATCATTATTGAAGAATTTATTAGTTGTAGCTTTTGACCAAATTGCTTATTCAAGATGCTTGGAGATTCACACACATTGCTATGCATTAATCACCAAAAATGTTGATTTTTCTGGAGAAAAAAGATATATGAGTGGTGATTATTTGAAGATGATGTGGAGGAGAACTGATTTTCTAAGAATTGTTCTTCAAATGGGATATAGCTTCATCTTTACG GATGCAGATATATTATGGTTTCGACAACCATTTGCACATTTTTATTCACATGTCGATTTCCAAATTGCTTGTGATTATTATCTACACAACTCATCCGACCCGAATAACTCTCCAAATGGAGGATTTAAATTCGTGAAGTCAAATAATCAGACTATACAATTCTACAAGTTTTGGAACAAATCAAGAAGAACTTATCCAGGAAAGAATGAACAAGATGTGCTCAACATAATCAAATATAGtccttttatcaaaaaaattggaTTGAAAATGAGATTTTTAGATACTTCTTATTTTGGAGGATTTTGTGAACCTAGCAAATATCTTAATTATGTATGCACAATGCATGCAAATTGTTGTATAGGTCTTGATAACAAAATACATGATTTAAGAATGGCAATTAATGATTGGAAAAATTATATGGCTTTGCCAAATGATGAAAGGAAGTCATATAAATATACTTGGACTCTTCCAAGAATATGTGGATAA
- the LOC125877889 gene encoding LOW QUALITY PROTEIN: F-box/kelch-repeat protein SKIP25-like (The sequence of the model RefSeq protein was modified relative to this genomic sequence to represent the inferred CDS: inserted 1 base in 1 codon), translated as MSTTSLFQLYLXYHISLHLLILYPQMNNSTTAFTAVNRRKTLRHRHHRRQKNDDHQSLIPGLPDDIAQICLNQVHHPSTLFSVCHSWRKLIYSPSFPPFLSLYALLLAKNQVEFACFDPISSKWQLLPPPPPDPPLRILVKHPSFISRNLPIQSVSVSGNLILLAATADQFQPAISRPLIFNPTVKKWSYGPRLTAPRRWCAAGALGNSVYVASGVGSHYNVDVARSVIKWDLNNSSGPESDRAHYCNYRNERKRRWKWEEMSGLKDGKFSREAIEAIGWKGKLCMVNVKGDAAKQGIIYNVETDTWQDMPEGMLSGWRGPVAAMAEEILYMVDESKGELRRYDEEEDVWVEILENEMLKGAEYVVADGGRVCVVGGGGSGIVVVDVVVETPRLVVVETPVGFQVLNIHVLPRMSH; from the exons ATGTCCACCACATCACTTTTTCAACTCTATT TTTATCACATATCTCTTCACTTACTTATTCTTTATCCACAAATGAACAACTCCACCACCGCCTTCACCGCCGTCAACCGACGCAAAACTCTCCGCCACCGCCATCACCGCCGCCAGAAAAACGATGATCATCAATCCTTGATTCCTGGACTTCCCGATGATATTGCTCAAATTTGTTTAAATCAAGTACATCATCCTTCTACACTTTTCTCCGTTTGTCATTCATGGCGTAAGCTTATCTACTCACCTTCTTTTCCTCCATTTTTATCTCTATACGCCTTATTATTAGCTAAAAATCAAGTTGAATTTGCTTGTTTCGATCCAATTTCATCGAAATGGCAGCTTCTTCCTCCTCCGCCACCAGATCCGCCACTTCGCATCCTCGTTAAACATCCTTCGTTTATCTCCAGAAACCTTCCGATTCAATCGGTAAGCGTTTCCGGTAACTTAATTCTCCTCGCTGCAACCGCCGATCAGTTCCAGCCGGCGATTTCTCGTCCGTTGATTTTCAATCCGACGGTGAAAAAATGGAGTTACGGTCCCCGTCTCACCGCTCCCCGCCGGTGGTGCGCTGCAGGCGCGTTAGGCAACTCGGTGTATGTAGCGAGTGGAGTTGGGTCCCATTATAATGTCGATGTAGCTCGATCAGTTATAAAATGGGACCTGAATAACAGTAGTGGGCCCGAGTCAGATCGGGCCCACTACTGTAATTATCGTAACGAGCGAAAAAGGAGATGGAAATGGGAGGAAATGAGTGGATTAAAAGATGGGAAATTTAGTAGAGAAGCAATTGAAGCTATTGGATGGAAAGGAAAATTATGTATGGTGAATGTAAAAGGTGATGCAGCTAAACAAGGGATAATTTATAATGTCGAAACGGACACGTGGCAGGATATGCCGGAGGGGATGCTATCGGGGTGGAGGGGTCCGGTGGCGGCGATGGCGGAGGAGATACTATATATGGTGGATGAATCAAAAGGAGAGTTGAGAAGATATGATGAAGAGGAGGATGTTTGGGTGGAGATATTGGAGAATGAAATGCTTAAAGGAGCGGAATATGTGGTGGCGGACGGTGGTAGAGTTTGTGTGGTTGGTGGTGGCGGTAGTGGGATAGTGGTGGTGGATGTGGTGGTGGAGACGCCGAGGTTGGTGGTGGTTGAAACTCCGGTAGGGTTTCAAGTTTTGAATATACATGTTTTGCCTAGGATGAGCCATTga